In a single window of the Drosophila miranda strain MSH22 chromosome XL, D.miranda_PacBio2.1, whole genome shotgun sequence genome:
- the LOC108159096 gene encoding uncharacterized protein LOC108159096 yields MTSALIYALTLIFVLVAANGERAAVDELDMDYSNEYDDVRPHLLYPDESRLDRQISNAARDFEQGISNAWQSIVDSVRTYFEELKNFFSDGREPNAANEVFSMDA; encoded by the coding sequence ATGACTTCCGCACTCATCTACGCGCTTACTCTGATATTCGTGCTGGTTGCGGCCAATGGTGAACGGGCGGCAGTAGATGAGCTCGACATGGACTACTCCAACGAGTACGACGATGTGCGGCCCCATCTGTTGTACCCGGACGAGTCGCGGCTGGACAGGCAAATCAGCAATGCTGCTCGGGACTTCGAGCAGGGTATCAGCAATGCCTGGCAGTCGATAGTGGATTCAGTCCGCACATATTTCGAGGAGCTCAAGAATTTCTTCAGCGATGGACGCGAGCCCAATGCCGCCAACGAAGTATTCTCCATGGATGCATAG
- the LOC108165146 gene encoding uncharacterized protein LOC108165146, whose protein sequence is MRSQVIGLLVGLGLGLAWGRPQSPFDNLALGAMNVAANIAEAVQGGAAINRDLNFDNPLMTVHSKTAAGFGDAMRQPSGGDSSESEERRRRRKRRSLRRTKRIKRAPCHWKMSMTTEAAGDDEVEARKKRARKRAANNASRSRITLKKITKKSTKKKLLRRRRQMPSEGAGGGQQQAAATLGDRLKVMWLSLVDNVTDVVQQMRQKISSAAGAASAGGN, encoded by the coding sequence ATGAGGTCTCAGGTGATTGGATTGCTCGTCGgactgggtctgggtctggcttGGGGTCGACCGCAGAGCCCCTTCGATAATTTGGCGCTGGGCGCCATGAACGTGGCCGCCAATATAGCCGAGGCCGTGCAGGGAGGAGCTGCCATCAATCGGGACTTGAACTTCGATAATCCCTTAATGACCGTGCACTCGAAGACGGCCGCGGGCTTTGGGGATGCCATGCGGCAGCCTTCAGGCGGCGACTCCTCCGAGTCCGAAGAGCGAAGGAGACGGAGGAAAAGACGGAGCTTACGCCGGACCAAGCGGATCAAGCGCGCGCCCTGTCACTGGAAAATGTCAATGACCACCGAAGCTGCCGGCGACGATGAGGTGGAGGCGCGCAAGAAACGGGCCCGCAAGCGAGCCGCCAACAACGCCTCCAGATCTCGCATTACTCTCAAGAAAATCACCAAGAAGAGCACCAAGAAGAAGCTCCTTCGAAGGAGACGACAGATGCCCTCGGAGGGAGCTGGCGGCggacagcagcaggcagcggcGACCCTCGGCGACCGCCTCAAAGTCATGTGGCTCTCCCTTGTGGACAACGTAACGGATGTGGTGCAGCAGATGCGTCAAAAGATATCCAGTGCGGCAGGAGCAGCCAGTGCCGGTGGCAACTAG
- the LOC108165145 gene encoding transcription factor kayak — translation MRSHKARAQSHGERLRNPTPFPGFSAAGPQYSSVYQQQAPGRVPAGRGGKLKTSAVSTPQQQHQLLQQQQQLQAQQLLQQQQQLLAQPGVAAPDVAAAGQRAPVPTYADQMQAAFIDYQRQRVEFEQQQQQLLQKLYHFYPDMSIGQPQAPGQGQSQSQALPQTQPDAAGAAGSRFVYRRPQFGSNGLQQQAGRFSVSQGGAQGQGVRAAYSAGDIYSGSGGGRGVVPPGSGGDFYSTQQHMGFLQQQQQDVLREQQQQFASSQLAPTTTQSYGMAVPMSSVLGSPSFQPSSDVSHVSFSSGNLNYNF, via the exons ATGAGATCACACAAAGCCCGTGCACAAAGCCATGGCGAGAGACTG CGAAATCCTACTCCATTCCCTGGCTTTTCGGCAGCAGGACCTCAATATTCGTCTGTGTATCAGCAGCAGGCTCCAGGACGCGTGCCAGCTGGGCGTGGGGGCAAGCTCAAGACATCTGCTGTATCCActccccagcagcagcatcagctgctgcaacagcagcaacaacttcaggcccagcagctgctgcagcaacagcagcaacttcTTGCACAGCCTGGAGTGGCAGCTCCCGACGTGGCTGCCGCAGGACAGCGCGCCCCCGTGCCCACCTATGCTGACCAGATGCAGGCTGCCTTCATTGACTACCAGCGCCAGCGAGTGGAGTttgagcagcagcaacaacagctgcTCCAGAAGCTCTACCACTTCTATCCGGACATGTCGATCGGACAGCCCCAAGCCCCTGGCCAGggccagtcccagtcccaggccCTGCCACAGACCCAACCAGATGCCGCAGGAGCCGCTGGATCGCGTTTCGTCTATCGTCGTCCGCAGTTCGGCTCCAACGGTCTGCAGCAGCAGGCTGGGCGTTTCTCCGTCAGCCAGGGAGGTGCTCAAGGACAGGGCGTTCGTGCCGCCTACTCAGCGGGCGACATCTACTCAGGATCAGGAGGAGGCCGAGGTGTTGTCCCTCCCGGCTCGGGTGGCGACTTCTACTCGACCCAGCAGCACATGGGCttcctgcagcagcagcagcaggacgtGCTgcgcgaacaacaacagcagttTGCCAGCAGCCAACTGGCCCCAACAACCACCCAGAGCTACGGAATGGCCGTCCCAATGTCCTCCGTACTAGGTTCTCCATCGTTCCAGCCTTCGTCGGACGTTTCCCACGTGAGCTTCAGCAGTGGCAATCTTAACTACAATTTCTAg
- the LOC108165470 gene encoding cuticle protein 21.3 isoform X2: MAFKVILCVAAMAIACAQAKPGGPAAYSISAPSVDHASVGNTQEHTVKGHYGQSSQSDYASQVQTAHSQSHVQRSSISNDAGLAPAAHYAAPGIIGHGYAPAAYAAPAYAAPAYATHLGGPVLKAAVAAPALVHTSVSGHGIHYGY; this comes from the exons GTTATTCTCTGTGTGGCCGCAATGGCGATCGCCTGCGCCCAGGCCAAGCCCGGCGGACCCGCCGCCTACTCGATCAGCGCCCCCAGCGTAGACCACGCCTCCGTGGGCAACACACAGGAGCACACGGTGAAGGGACACTACGGCCAGTCCTCACAATCGGACTACGCCAGCCAGGTGCAGACGGCCCACTCTCAGTCACATGTTCAGCGTTCGAGCATCAGCAACGACGCTGGCTTGGCCCCAGCGGCCCATTATGCAG CTCCTGGCATTATTGGACACGGCTACGCCCCCGCTGCGTACGCTGCACCTGCCTACGCTGCACCCGCCTATGCTACGCACCTGGGTGGCCCAGTGTTGAA AGCCGCCGTTGCCGCACCCGCCCTGGTACACACATCGGTCTCCGGACACGGCATTCACTACGGCTACTAG
- the LOC108165470 gene encoding cuticle protein 16.5 isoform X1: protein MAFKVILCVAAMAIACAQAKPGGPAAYSISAPSVDHASVGNTQEHTVKGHYGQSSQSDYASQVQTAHSQSHVQRSSISNDAGLAPAAHYAAPATHAIAAPAIGASYALGVGHTAPAQIQGLAYASHGYAAAPTVAYGGHYGPQYGGGHYAATAPALQLSGVAVGHYGHIGHLGLGAGLGYGYGGYSSGPALSHGYAQVAAAPAQVVKYAATPAYAPGIIGHGYAPAAYAAPAYAAPAYATHLGGPVLKAAVAAPALVHTSVSGHGIHYGY, encoded by the exons GTTATTCTCTGTGTGGCCGCAATGGCGATCGCCTGCGCCCAGGCCAAGCCCGGCGGACCCGCCGCCTACTCGATCAGCGCCCCCAGCGTAGACCACGCCTCCGTGGGCAACACACAGGAGCACACGGTGAAGGGACACTACGGCCAGTCCTCACAATCGGACTACGCCAGCCAGGTGCAGACGGCCCACTCTCAGTCACATGTTCAGCGTTCGAGCATCAGCAACGACGCTGGCTTGGCCCCAGCGGCCCATTATGCAG CTCCCGCGACTCACGCCATCGCCGCCCCCGCTATTGGCGCCTCGTACGCCTTGGGAGTGGGGCACACGGCCCCTGCCCAGATCCAGGGCCTGGCCTACGCGAGTCACGGCTATGCCGCCGCCCCAACCGTGGCCTACGGCGGCCACTACGGCCCTCAGTACGGTGGCGGCCATTATGCAGCCACGGCCCCGGCCCTGCAGCTCTCGGGAGTGGCAGTGGGACACTATGGACACATCGGACACCTGGGCCTGGGCGCAGGTCTCGGCTATGGGTATGGCGGATATAGCTCCGGTCCGGCCCTGTCGCATGGCTACGCTCAGGTTGCCGCCGCTCCCGCTCAAGTTGTGAAGTATGCCGCCACTCCAGCCTACG CTCCTGGCATTATTGGACACGGCTACGCCCCCGCTGCGTACGCTGCACCTGCCTACGCTGCACCCGCCTATGCTACGCACCTGGGTGGCCCAGTGTTGAA AGCCGCCGTTGCCGCACCCGCCCTGGTACACACATCGGTCTCCGGACACGGCATTCACTACGGCTACTAG